The segment GGAGAAAGCCCTGATTAGACATACAAGGAAAATGCCTCTCTAAAGATGCAGGGagatgcatctctctctctcctccctccctccccctccccctccccctccctctccctctccctctccctctccctctctctctctctctctctctctctctctctctctctctctctctctctctctctctctctctcgtgatAGTAGCCTGGAGAGACTTGCTGCAAATCCAGAGGGGAGAGTGGATGTGATATCCAGGAGAGCAGACAAAAGTCAACTAAGGATGTTGGCCAGGCTGAATGACAGAGGCAAGGCACCTCACCTGGAGGGAACATGAGAATAGCCTGGGGTGACGAGTGAACTGGGAGCGAGTGGGTGCGCTGCACAGAGCTGCGGCTCTGGCTGGGCATGCTGTTGCTGCCTCCAGGATTGGCAAACCACAGGTTCTACACAGGACAGGGGGAGAAAGTGTCAGGGTGAATAGGAGAGGCCCAGGCCCAAACATACATCCCAAGGTACTGCCACCTCAACCCCAGAAGCACCTGGACCGGGACAGCAGCCAGCTCACCTGTCGGCCCTGACCCCCAAGACTGGGGCTGGTTAGGGCATGTCGAGGAGAGACACCCCCAATGCCAGAAGGGCTCAGGAGGCCCATCCTGCCAGGTGGTAATGCCCGAGGAGGCATTGGGAACTGCCGCTGGGTCCGCCGGGCCACACCCATCCCCACAGAGCCAGCTATGGGGAGCGAGTTGGAGCCAAATGCCCAGCTGTCAGAGAGCAGAGCACAGGTTATTAGCTTAGGCAGGTCTGTATCTCCTGTCCTTCCCACAACTCCAGTgggtaggacaaaacagcaatctgTTCTGAGCAAAGATCCCTTGACCATGTCCTTGTATTCTGCATTTGTTTCCTCCTGACTCAAGGTAGAGAGGGGGAGTACAGTGAGGTCTCCTTGTACCCTTCAAAACAGTTCTTCAAATGTCACTTTTCAGTGAAGAAATGTGTAATCTGGTGTGAGAAGGGACCTCAGAGCCTTCTGTATACAGGTAAGGAGACAAAGGTACAGCAGCACAGTTTACTTGACAGACATGCTGGGTTTTTGTCACCTCAGCttccatgtggtgctggggacagaagccAGGGCCTTATGCACGGTAGACAAGTTCTCGATACATGATGCCCCAGCCCTTGCACACTTGGACTGTTAATGGTTGGATCAGACTCGCTAGCTGACTTTCTTTGCTCTCTATTCCACAAGTCAGGCAACACTCCTTGTATCTTTCTCtctgggacagagagctgatagAAAAGCATACGGTGGCTCAACAgaaagtaaaggtgcttgccatcaAGACTGACGACCTGAGTTGGACCCCTAGAACCCAGATGGGataaggagaaaactgactcctaaaaattgtcctttgaccttcacatgtgcaccatggcatgggtgtactcacacacataagtgCTCAAAGTATTGTGTCTCGACCTTGCAGGCCCTCCCTCTAACAGCTGCAGAGCAATTTCATGGTTCTACCTACTTCTATGCCCTAAGGCATGTAAGCTAGAGCATGTAGCATAAAGCTGCCCACCTCCCTGAAAATCTGTTACAGCCAGAACCCCATTTTGTTCTCCAGATTCAAAAGCAAAagctccttcttctctccctccaaaGTCCCAGTGTGGCTGCCAATGGCCATGGTACATTTTCCCTAAAGAAGCCTCTCTGGACTGAAAGCCTGTTATCCCTCTTCAGGGCCCCATCCCTTAAATTCTTCTGAAGGGTAATCAAATGGCAGTGCCTCTCTACAAGTCCAGCTCTCTTTCCATGAACACGCAGTCACCCTTTTAGGTATCCACATGCCAACCCCGTCTGCCTAGGGAGCCGCCCACTTACCCCTTCTGCTGCCGGTAGCTCTGCATGTCCAGAGCAGCTTTGCGTGGGAATGTCCGGAGGAGTTTCAGCACTTGCTGCTTCCAGGACAGCAGCCGcttcttctgtgtctctgtgaaagcctggaaagggggaaaggaagatgCTGGACACCGAGGACCACACTTATAGGTGGGTGCCTGGGAGAGACAGGCACACAGCGGTAACTGAGTATAGTCATCTTTCCCTGTGATCAAGAAGAGCAAGAGGCAAGAAACCCTGAGCCAGTAGGAGTGGTTTTTTGAGTTGGGAAACTTGAACAAATATTGGCACTAAGAGCAGGGATGAGCAGGTAGGAGATGGCCACTCCCCACAGGGTGTGTACAAAAGCTAAGAAGCGTTTGATGGCAATGCTGGAGAGAATGGGCTGGAACCTGGGCCCTGGTGCATCGGGTGAGCTCTGAGTGGGGTGGAATAGCCTCTTTCTCTCTTCGGAGCCCTAGCAAAGTTCCTACCTCATGAGTCAGGCACTTTTCGATGAGCTGGAGGTAACTGGTGATGTTCTCCTCGTCTGGTCGGGACACCAGCAGCTGGGTGCATACTGAGGAACATGGGAAAGGACAGAGCTTAGTTCCAACATACCCTCTGCCACATTGCAGCCTTCCCAGTACTACCTGGTGGGTACAGAGGGACAAGAAATGTGGGCTAGATGAGTCACAACTCCTTGGCTTAGAGGGCAACGACTAATACCATCGGCTCAGACAGGCCTGTTGGAAGAGACCTAGTCACACTACACGTCTCACCTACTCCCAAGGTTCACCTCTAGGGTTTTTAATAAGAAGCACtgctcccggggttggggatttagctcagtggcagagcgcttgcctagcaagtgcaaggccctgggttcggtccccagctccgaaaaaaaaaaagaaaaaaagaaaagaagcactgCTCCCCTTCTCCAATTTGGACTTGATCCCTGGTGCTTGGTTTTACCTCATGTTCTGCCTCAGGATTCTGGGCtagacactggctgctcttacctTTGCCCATCACCCGTGTAAACTGGCTGGGGATGTCTCCGTCGGCGACGGGAGCTGGGGCTGGCTCACTGCTATCAGAGGGGGCTGGAGCTGGTGGAGGAGGATAGTTCTCTGCAGCTGGAGGGTCCTTGGCCTCAGTGCCCTTGTCTGATCCAGGGTGGGTGAGGGGAGGCTCAGCACCTGGCAGCAGCGGCTCCCCCCGACCCCCATCCTTGGCAGTAGGGGTAGCCTGAAGGACACTGTAGGCCTTGATAGGAGTGATGATGATCTGCTGCAGTTCCTGCAGAGCATTCCGCAGATTGCCACCTTCCAGCACATCCTACAAGGGAGGACGGAGCTAGGTCAGGCACAGATCCCAAGGTGATGAGGCTCAGAGAAGCCTACATGGTATGCAAGGTTCTagcacagagggcagaagagcaGCTCTGGCTCATCAGCCAGAGAAGACTCCCTTTTCCCTCCAGGGTAGAAGCAGAGTGTCTAAGACatttaaagagaaggaaaaacccaaaggaggaagcaaggaaaagagaagaaagataaaTGGAAGCAGACTCAGGACTGAGTGGAGAAGAAAGTCAATGAAGACATTCCTTACACACCTGCAACTCATCCACAAACTCACCCACTCAGGTCTACTGGTAAAAGATGGAGACATTCTGGGATCACAGACCAGGACAGGGAGGGAAAacagggagagagggtgggagggagccTCTCAGGCAGCAGCAAGTGAGCCCTTTAATGACAACTTGTTCAAGGTCTCTAGAATCCAGATGTCCATGGCTGGGGCCATAGGTCAGATTGTAGCTACTAGCAAGACTGATACTTGTCCATACCACGGGGTCCTGGAGATGAGGATACCAGGTCCTCACCTTCTCTAGGGACTTGAGGACGCTCTGTCTCTCACGCAGCTTCTGGATGCTCAGGGCTATCTTGTGCCGGGCACCTTTGGTGACATTCTAtgatgaagacagaaggagacaggAAGCTGAAAACAGTTATGGTACATAGGGTAACCCAACAGAGACCAGGAACAGAAGAGGCTTGATGACAGGAACAGCACCCATTTGCGCTGGTCCAACACCTGCCCAGTGGTCTTTTAGATTTACCTGCGACTCTAGGTGCTGCTCAGTTAGGGTCATCATCTCTTCATAGCTCATCTGTGAAAACAGAGCAGCATACTTGTGCAAGCGGAGGCTCTTGAGCCACGAGGGTACATCTGTGGAAAAGGAGGGAAGGTAGGTCAGGAGATGGAGAGCGGTGACCAGAGGGGGGTTGTGGGCAGAAGTCAGGTATAAGCCACCAGTACCTTTGGACTACCTAAACTACCGTGGGTTGGAGCCAGAATCTGCTTTTTAGATGATGCCTGATCTACTGAGTGGCCAGGATGGGCTCCATGCTTTATCTCATCTGTCAATtatctgagctctggctggctgtgaggGTTATCTATTACCTTCAAACCTGTCCCCTCCCTGAGGTAGCAGCTACAGGCAATTTTCTGTCCTTCTGGCCCAGCCCAAGCCCCGGAGAAGGGTTTCTGGCACTGTCCTCAGAAGCACCTTTCATCCCGCTGCCATCCTCCTGGAACGTGTTCCGGCTGGAGCCCTGCTCCTCCGTCTGCTCACTGCCAGAGGAAGCCACACTGCTCTGCGGTGAGAGGGGTGCGTGGTCGGGCGTGGTGAAAGCAGCCCGGGCCCCAAGCTCCTCTGGACTCGGCCACTCACCAGGGGCCTGAGGGCTCGTGGGGATGAGTGACATGGAGCGCTTCAGTGGGCTAGGGTGGATTTGGCAGGGGAGACCTGGCCAGAGAAGGAAAAGCAAGAGGTCAAGTTGAAAGATCTGAGCATAAAAAAAGACCATGGCCTGATCAATCCTTATAATCcttgaaagggaaggaaggagccaAGGGACTTCAAGGGGAACTGTCTACAGATATTGTTCAGCCTCCCACCCAAACACCCAGCTTCCAAGCATGATGCCAGGGGTCCATGGACTTGCCCCACTCCTGTATTCATACTCATCCAAGCCCCAGCAGCTGTGGCTGGAATTCTTTTCATGCCTAACTAGTCTTCCCTTCATTCCTGCCACTTACAGCCTCTTTGCCTTACAGCAGCCGTGCTGATGGCTTTTAGAGGCGGGGCTTTTTGACACTGGTTCACTTTGTGTTCTgtaattacaggcatgtgccaccacatttaACTAAACAACACTTTCAAATGTGCAAATTCCGTCTGTTTTTAGATCCTGGTGGCTTCCTTCACAATGATAAAAAAATCCAAACTCTTCTATACACCTGATAGCCCTGGCCCCTAGTTAACTCTGATCTCTCATCTCCTTCAGACCAGTCCTTGGTTCAAGACCATTCTAATCCTCA is part of the Rattus norvegicus strain BN/NHsdMcwi chromosome 1, GRCr8, whole genome shotgun sequence genome and harbors:
- the Samd4b gene encoding protein Smaug homolog 2, whose protein sequence is MMFRDQVGILASWFKGWNECEQTVALLSLLKRVTRTQARFLQLCLEHSLADCNDIHLLESEANSAAIVSQWQQESKEKVVSLLLSHLPLLQPGNTEAKSEYMRLLQKVLAYSIESNAFIEESRQLLSYALIHPATTLEDRNALALWLSHLEERLASGFRTRPEPSYHSRQGSDEWGGPAELAPGEAGSGWQDKPPRENGHVPFHPSSSVPPAINSIGSNANTGLPCQIHPSPLKRSMSLIPTSPQAPGEWPSPEELGARAAFTTPDHAPLSPQSSVASSGSEQTEEQGSSRNTFQEDGSGMKDVPSWLKSLRLHKYAALFSQMSYEEMMTLTEQHLESQNVTKGARHKIALSIQKLRERQSVLKSLEKDVLEGGNLRNALQELQQIIITPIKAYSVLQATPTAKDGGRGEPLLPGAEPPLTHPGSDKGTEAKDPPAAENYPPPPAPAPSDSSEPAPAPVADGDIPSQFTRVMGKVCTQLLVSRPDEENITSYLQLIEKCLTHEAFTETQKKRLLSWKQQVLKLLRTFPRKAALDMQSYRQQKGWAFGSNSLPIAGSVGMGVARRTQRQFPMPPRALPPGRMGLLSPSGIGGVSPRHALTSPSLGGQGRQNLWFANPGGSNSMPSQSRSSVQRTHSLPVHSSPQAILMFPPDCPVPGPDLEINPTLESLCLSMTEHALGDGTDKTSTI
- the Samd4b gene encoding protein Smaug homolog 2 isoform X2 is translated as MRLLQKVLAYSIESNAFIEESRQLLSYALIHPATTLEDRNALALWLSHLEERLASGFRTRPEPSYHSRQGSDEWGGPAELAPGEAGSGWQDKPPRENGHVPFHPSSSVPPAINSIGSNANTGLPCQIHPSPLKRSMSLIPTSPQAPGEWPSPEELGARAAFTTPDHAPLSPQSSVASSGSEQTEEQGSSRNTFQEDGSGMKDVPSWLKSLRLHKYAALFSQMSYEEMMTLTEQHLESQNVTKGARHKIALSIQKLRERQSVLKSLEKDVLEGGNLRNALQELQQIIITPIKAYSVLQATPTAKDGGRGEPLLPGAEPPLTHPGSDKGTEAKDPPAAENYPPPPAPAPSDSSEPAPAPVADGDIPSQFTRVMGKVCTQLLVSRPDEENITSYLQLIEKCLTHEAFTETQKKRLLSWKQQVLKLLRTFPRKAALDMQSYRQQKGWAFGSNSLPIAGSVGMGVARRTQRQFPMPPRALPPGRMGLLSPSGIGGVSPRHALTSPSLGGQGRQNLWFANPGGSNSMPSQSRSSVQRTHSLPVHSSPQAILMFPPDCPVPGPDLEINPTLESLCLSMTEHALGDGTDKTSTI